One window of the Epinephelus moara isolate mb chromosome 24, YSFRI_EMoa_1.0, whole genome shotgun sequence genome contains the following:
- the LOC126386120 gene encoding putative N-acetyltransferase 8B isoform X3: protein MHVLIRPYRPSDRDAVLTLFSNGSHELIRPCFYNAMTSPLYIGITLALCVPGYLLGSVLGAVVLPGAWVGLVYYCCHELYAGYVKMKLQTDMRDILGNFMSRPDDCFWVAEAEVDGRAQIMGTVAVVAKQSGKEKYGELFRMIISPPYRRLGLGSKMTQTVVDFCKERGFSKVVLWTSSTQAAAVALYKKLGFSHVPSQMGTELSVWMLVLARVTSVAMEKHL from the coding sequence ATGCACGTGTTGATCCGCCCGTACCGTCCCTCAGACAGGGACGCAGTGCTCACCCTGTTCAGCAACGGCAGCCATGAGCTCATTCGTCCATGTTTTTACAACGCCATGACCAGCCCTCTCTACATCGGCATCACCCTGGCTCTCTGTGTCCCTGGCTACCTGCTGGGCTCTGTGTTAGGGGCTGTGGTGTTACCAGGAGCATGGGTGGGCCTCGTATACTACTGCTGCCATGAGCTATATGCCGGCTACGTCAAGATGAAACTCCAGACGGACATGCGGGACATCCTTGGGAACTTTATGAGCAGACCAGATGACTGTTTCTGGGTGGCGGAGGCTGAGGTTGATGGGAGGGCCCAGATCATGGGTACGGTGGCTGTGGTGGCCAAACAAAGTGGGAAAGAAAAATACGGGGAACTGTTCAGAATGATCATCTCACCACCGTACAGACGGTTGGGCCTGGGCTCAAAGATGACTCAGACTGTGGTGGACTTCTGTAAAGAGCGAGGCTTCTCAAAAGTGGTGCTGTGGACCAGCTCCActcaggctgctgctgtggccCTGTACAAGAAACTTGGGTTCAGCCACGTCCCCTCACAGATGGGGACAGAGCTCTCTGTTTGGATGTTAGTGCTGGCCAGGGTGACGAGTGTAGCGATGGAAAAACACCTGTAG